A window of the Lactuca sativa cultivar Salinas chromosome 5, Lsat_Salinas_v11, whole genome shotgun sequence genome harbors these coding sequences:
- the LOC111878861 gene encoding protein-tyrosine-phosphatase IBR5 yields MRKRERENPCGICGHYHKYEEGEVCGICGHRMPVGPEKTLIQVSAFPSEILPELLYLGSYDNASRSELLKTLGISRVLNTVPACQNLYKNSFTYHCLPDSPTIAFDDAVAFLDQCEKDKARVLVHCMSGKNRSPAVVMAYLMKSRRWTLDQSYQWVKERRPSVDLLPAVLQQLQEYAQKIQAVVEGGVVALPPISGGGAAPFSFGFTNPGNIPPAFPAFNTAATASIFSRADIPPPNEFTFGAAAVENTPPQNLGPTSVNPNATDVSMDGS; encoded by the exons ATGAGGAAGAGGGAGAGAGAAAACCCATGTGGGATTTGTGGACACTACCACAAATACGAAGAGGGGGAAGTTTGTGGGATTTGTGGCCACCGTATGCCGGTCGGCCCTGAAAAAACTCTGATTCAAGTTAGCGCTTTTCCATCGGAAATCTTGCCGGAGTTGCTTTATCTTGGTAGCTACGACAACGCTTCTCGTTCGGAACTTCTCAAAACGCTCGGGATTTCTCGCGTTCTTAAT ACTGTTCCAGCTTGTCAGAATCTGTACAAAAATTCGTTTACTTATCATTGTCTTCCAGATAGCCCAACCATTGCATTTGATGATGCAGTTGCTTTTCTAG ATCAATGTGAAAAGGATAAAGCTCGTGTTCTTGTCCACTGTATGTCAGGAAAAAACAG gTCACCTGCTGTTGTTATGGCATATTTAATGAAGAGCAGAAGGTGGACTCTTGACCAGAGCTACCAATGGGTCAAAGAACGCAGACCGTCTGTTGACTTACTTCCAg CTGTTTTGCAGCAACTACAAGAGTACGCGCAAAAGATTCAGGCGGTTGTGGAGGGCGGTGTTGTTGCTCTGCCGCCAATCTCAGGTGGTGGTGCCGCCCCTTTCAGCTTTGGGTTTACAAATCCGGGGAACATTCCTCCGGCCTTTCCGGCGTTCAACACCGCTGCAACCGCCTCAATTTTTTCCCGTGCAGACATTCCTCCACCAAATGAGTTCACTTTTGGAGCTGCTGCTGTTGAGAATACGCCTCCACAAAATCTGGGGCCAACTTCTGTGAATCCAAATGCTACTGACGTGTCAATGGATGGATCTTga